A single Argentina anserina chromosome 7, drPotAnse1.1, whole genome shotgun sequence DNA region contains:
- the LOC126802923 gene encoding uncharacterized protein LOC126802923 isoform X1: MTDFEPRQQKPESADACSDFESGYDEFMRGHLDECVSYASCSSPRNADDEDDEGEHLVRRRRRLDLDGDTLAESSAARRHQSRILSRWAARQAQEMITTIERRNRESELMALAGLHTVSMLDSSFLRESQSPTSRRQGAVERPSTQASTILQMWRELEDEHLLSRARGRVRERLRQQRSAESNTNERSINRSESRGSENRGSLVDVSESENEYGSWSNGRMGSHNERGDINASRREQSPDLGEVERERVRQIVRGWMETGISDQEPNVGQRNSSPRAEWLGETERERVRIVREWVQMASQQRGGRGGRREDQVTNGGSQVSGERDGSTADQEESQPEHIRRDMLRLRGRQAIMDSLVRVERERQRELQSLVEHRAVSDFAHRNRIQSLLRGRFLRNERPIEEERPPSVAAGELVQLRQRHTVSDLREGFRFRLENIVRGQVDGQGDSPTNSNLNDSRSNHTQTNASQDVQLEPHEQTQTGSEGGDNQFPTLLGNLENNTAFEQPDWQDTANQGGNWQEPTAEDERHNWEQTTFHQFNDWREGNAEDIVENWPETSANNWPQETARNSDGETGHQQEAQGTWRTNSSREAVGRWSEGPSGPVRNRRPGSVRRFNRFNPPDDDTVYSMELRELLSRRSVSNLLRSGFRESLDQLIQSYVERQSRAPIDWDLHRTLPTPTPASPVQDQDQQRDELNEDQPDSINRPSRVLPPPPVPPPQPLWHQDLHNTGWSRHSMHRSEIEWEMFNDLRSDMARLQQGMSQMQRMLEACMDMQLELQRSVRQEVSAALNRSSGEKGSSAETSEDGSRWGHVRKGTCCVCCDSHIDSLLYRCGHMCTCSKCANELVRGGGKCPLCRAPIVEVIRAYSIL, translated from the exons ATGACGGATTTTGAGCCGCGGCAACAGAAGCCGGAATCAGCTGATGCTTGCAGCGATTTCGAGAGTGGATATGATGAATTCATGCGTGGGCATTTGGATGAATGTGTGTCATATGCTTCATGTAGCTCTCCTCGGAATGCTGACGATGAGGATGACGAGGGGGAGCATCTTGTTCGGAGGAGGCGGAGGCTGGATTTGGACGGGGATACTCTGGCGGAGTCCTCTGCGGCCCGGCGCCACCAGTCGAGGATTCTGAGCAGGTGGGCAGCGCGGCAGGCGCAGGAAATGATTACTACAATTGAGAGGAGGAACCGGGAGTCGGAGCTGATGGCGCTTGCGGGGTTGCATACGGTTTCGATGCTTGATTCCTCCTTCTTGAGGGAGTCGCAGTCCCCGACGTCGAGGCGGCAGGGGGCTGTGGAGAGGCCGAGCACTCAGGCGTCTACGATTTTGCAAATGTGGCGGGAGCTGGAGGATGAGCATTTGTTAAGTAGAGCACGTGGGAGGGTGAGGGAAAGGTTGAGGCAGCAGAGGAGTGCAGAGTCTAATACTAATGAGCGGAGCATAAATAGGTCTGAGAGTCGGGGGAGTGAGAATCGTGGGTCTTTGGTGGATGTGAGTGAGAGTGAAAATGAGTATGGGAGTTGGTCCAATGGTCGGATGGGCTCTCACAATGAACGAGGTGATATTAATGCATCTAGAAGGGAGCAATCCCCTGATCTTGGTGAAgttgagagggagagagtgaGGCAAATTGTACGGGGATGGATGGAAACAGGCATTAGTGATCAGGAACCCAATGTTGGTCAGAGGAATAGTAGTCCTAGGGCAGAGTGGCTTGGTGAGACAGAGCGGGAAAGGGTGAGAATTGTCCGAGAGTGGGTCCAAATGGCTAGTCAGCAAAGAGGTGGTCGTGGAGGTCGACGGGAAGATCAGGTCACCAATGGTGGCTCTCAAGTCAGTGGAGAACGTGATGGTTCAACAGCTGACCAGGAAGAGAGCCAACCAGAGCACATTCGTCGGGATATGTTGAGGttgcgtggaagacaagcaaTTATGGATTCGCTTGTGAGAGTTGAGAGGGAAAGACAAAGGGAGCTTCAGTCTTTGGTGGAGCATCGAGCTGTTTCTGATTTTGCTCATCGCAACCGCATTCAG TCATTACTCAGAGGTAGATTCTTGCGAAATGAAAGACCtattgaagaagaaagacCACCTTCTGTGGCTGCAGGTGAATTAGTTCAATTGAGACAGAGACACACTGTTTCTGATTTAAG GGAAGGGTTCCGTTTCAGATTAGAAAATATAGTTCGTGGTCAAGTTGACGGCCAGGGTGATTCCCCAACTAACAGTAATTTAAATGATTCTAGAAGCAATCATACCCAAACAAATGCTTCTCAGGATGTTCAACTGGAACCTCATGAGCAAACCCAAACTGGGAGCGAGGGAGGTGACAATCAGTTCCCCACACTATTGGGGAACTTGGAAAATAATACAGCTTTTGAGCAACCTGATTGGCAAGACACTGCCAATCAAGGGGGAAATTGGCAGGAACCAACTGCTGAAGATGAGAGACATAACTGGGAGCAGACGACTTTTCATCAGTTTAATGATTGGAGGGAAGGTAATGCTGAAGATATTGTTGAAAATTGGCCAGAAACTTCTGCAAATAATTGGCCTCAGGAAACTGCACGAAATTCTGATGGAGAAACAGGTCATCAACAAGAAGCTCAGGGTACATGGCGCACAAATAGTTCTCGGGAAGCTGTTGGGAGGTGGTCAGAAGGGCCTTCCGGTCCTGTGAGAAATCGTCGTCCTGGTTCGGTTAGAAGATTCAATAGATTTAATCCACCAGATGATGATACCGTGTACAGTATGGAACTCAGGGAACTTCTGAGCAG GAGAAGTGTTTCAAATCTTCTTCGTAGTGGATTCCGTGAAAGTCTGGACCAGCTGATACAGTCATATGTTGAAAGGCAAAGTCGTGCTCCCATTGATTGGGATTTGCATAGAACCTTGCCAACACCAACTCCGGCTTCACCAGTGCAGGACCAGGACCAGCAAAGAGATGAGCTGAATGAAGATCAGCCTGATTCCATCAACAGACCTTCACGTGTTCTACCACCTCCGCCGGTTCCCCCACCACAACCTTTATGGCATCAGGATTTACATAACACCGGCTGGTCTCGCCATAGCATGCATCGTTCAGAAATT GAATGGGAGATGTTTAATGATCTCAGATCAGACATGGCAAGACTCCAGCAAGGCATGAGCCAAATGCAAAGGATGTTGGAGGCATGCATGGATATGCAATTGGAGTTGCAACGTTCTGTCAGACAGGAAGTCTCTGCGGCTCTTAATCGTTCTTCTGGTGAAAAAG GTTCAAGTGCTGAGACATCAGAGGATGGTTCTAGATGGGGTCATGTAAGAAAAGGAACCTGTTGTGTTTGTTGTGATAGTCACATCGATTCTCTCTTGTATAG ATGCGGGCATATGTGTACATGTTCAAAATGTGCAAACGAATTGGTTCGTGGTGGAGGCAAGTGCCCACTTTGCCGAGCGCCTATAGTTGAGGTGATCCGTGCATACTCCATACTGTAA
- the LOC126802923 gene encoding uncharacterized protein LOC126802923 isoform X2 → MTDFEPRQQKPESADACSDFESGYDEFMRGHLDECVSYASCSSPRNADDEDDEGEHLVRRRRRLDLDGDTLAESSAARRHQSRILSRWAARQAQEMITTIERRNRESELMALAGLHTVSMLDSSFLRESQSPTSRRQGAVERPSTQASTILQMWRELEDEHLLSRARGRVRERLRQQRSAESNTNERSINRSESRGSENRGSLVDVSESENEYGSWSNGRMGSHNERGDINASRREQSPDLGEVERERVRQIVRGWMETGISDQEPNVGQRNSSPRAEWLGETERERVRIVREWVQMASQQRGGRGGRREDQVTNGGSQVSGERDGSTADQEESQPEHIRRDMLRLRGRQAIMDSLVRVERERQRELQSLVEHRAVSDFAHRNRIQSLLRGRFLRNERPIEEERPPSVAAGELVQLRQRHTVSDLRLENIVRGQVDGQGDSPTNSNLNDSRSNHTQTNASQDVQLEPHEQTQTGSEGGDNQFPTLLGNLENNTAFEQPDWQDTANQGGNWQEPTAEDERHNWEQTTFHQFNDWREGNAEDIVENWPETSANNWPQETARNSDGETGHQQEAQGTWRTNSSREAVGRWSEGPSGPVRNRRPGSVRRFNRFNPPDDDTVYSMELRELLSRRSVSNLLRSGFRESLDQLIQSYVERQSRAPIDWDLHRTLPTPTPASPVQDQDQQRDELNEDQPDSINRPSRVLPPPPVPPPQPLWHQDLHNTGWSRHSMHRSEIEWEMFNDLRSDMARLQQGMSQMQRMLEACMDMQLELQRSVRQEVSAALNRSSGEKGSSAETSEDGSRWGHVRKGTCCVCCDSHIDSLLYRCGHMCTCSKCANELVRGGGKCPLCRAPIVEVIRAYSIL, encoded by the exons ATGACGGATTTTGAGCCGCGGCAACAGAAGCCGGAATCAGCTGATGCTTGCAGCGATTTCGAGAGTGGATATGATGAATTCATGCGTGGGCATTTGGATGAATGTGTGTCATATGCTTCATGTAGCTCTCCTCGGAATGCTGACGATGAGGATGACGAGGGGGAGCATCTTGTTCGGAGGAGGCGGAGGCTGGATTTGGACGGGGATACTCTGGCGGAGTCCTCTGCGGCCCGGCGCCACCAGTCGAGGATTCTGAGCAGGTGGGCAGCGCGGCAGGCGCAGGAAATGATTACTACAATTGAGAGGAGGAACCGGGAGTCGGAGCTGATGGCGCTTGCGGGGTTGCATACGGTTTCGATGCTTGATTCCTCCTTCTTGAGGGAGTCGCAGTCCCCGACGTCGAGGCGGCAGGGGGCTGTGGAGAGGCCGAGCACTCAGGCGTCTACGATTTTGCAAATGTGGCGGGAGCTGGAGGATGAGCATTTGTTAAGTAGAGCACGTGGGAGGGTGAGGGAAAGGTTGAGGCAGCAGAGGAGTGCAGAGTCTAATACTAATGAGCGGAGCATAAATAGGTCTGAGAGTCGGGGGAGTGAGAATCGTGGGTCTTTGGTGGATGTGAGTGAGAGTGAAAATGAGTATGGGAGTTGGTCCAATGGTCGGATGGGCTCTCACAATGAACGAGGTGATATTAATGCATCTAGAAGGGAGCAATCCCCTGATCTTGGTGAAgttgagagggagagagtgaGGCAAATTGTACGGGGATGGATGGAAACAGGCATTAGTGATCAGGAACCCAATGTTGGTCAGAGGAATAGTAGTCCTAGGGCAGAGTGGCTTGGTGAGACAGAGCGGGAAAGGGTGAGAATTGTCCGAGAGTGGGTCCAAATGGCTAGTCAGCAAAGAGGTGGTCGTGGAGGTCGACGGGAAGATCAGGTCACCAATGGTGGCTCTCAAGTCAGTGGAGAACGTGATGGTTCAACAGCTGACCAGGAAGAGAGCCAACCAGAGCACATTCGTCGGGATATGTTGAGGttgcgtggaagacaagcaaTTATGGATTCGCTTGTGAGAGTTGAGAGGGAAAGACAAAGGGAGCTTCAGTCTTTGGTGGAGCATCGAGCTGTTTCTGATTTTGCTCATCGCAACCGCATTCAG TCATTACTCAGAGGTAGATTCTTGCGAAATGAAAGACCtattgaagaagaaagacCACCTTCTGTGGCTGCAGGTGAATTAGTTCAATTGAGACAGAGACACACTGTTTCTGATTTAAG ATTAGAAAATATAGTTCGTGGTCAAGTTGACGGCCAGGGTGATTCCCCAACTAACAGTAATTTAAATGATTCTAGAAGCAATCATACCCAAACAAATGCTTCTCAGGATGTTCAACTGGAACCTCATGAGCAAACCCAAACTGGGAGCGAGGGAGGTGACAATCAGTTCCCCACACTATTGGGGAACTTGGAAAATAATACAGCTTTTGAGCAACCTGATTGGCAAGACACTGCCAATCAAGGGGGAAATTGGCAGGAACCAACTGCTGAAGATGAGAGACATAACTGGGAGCAGACGACTTTTCATCAGTTTAATGATTGGAGGGAAGGTAATGCTGAAGATATTGTTGAAAATTGGCCAGAAACTTCTGCAAATAATTGGCCTCAGGAAACTGCACGAAATTCTGATGGAGAAACAGGTCATCAACAAGAAGCTCAGGGTACATGGCGCACAAATAGTTCTCGGGAAGCTGTTGGGAGGTGGTCAGAAGGGCCTTCCGGTCCTGTGAGAAATCGTCGTCCTGGTTCGGTTAGAAGATTCAATAGATTTAATCCACCAGATGATGATACCGTGTACAGTATGGAACTCAGGGAACTTCTGAGCAG GAGAAGTGTTTCAAATCTTCTTCGTAGTGGATTCCGTGAAAGTCTGGACCAGCTGATACAGTCATATGTTGAAAGGCAAAGTCGTGCTCCCATTGATTGGGATTTGCATAGAACCTTGCCAACACCAACTCCGGCTTCACCAGTGCAGGACCAGGACCAGCAAAGAGATGAGCTGAATGAAGATCAGCCTGATTCCATCAACAGACCTTCACGTGTTCTACCACCTCCGCCGGTTCCCCCACCACAACCTTTATGGCATCAGGATTTACATAACACCGGCTGGTCTCGCCATAGCATGCATCGTTCAGAAATT GAATGGGAGATGTTTAATGATCTCAGATCAGACATGGCAAGACTCCAGCAAGGCATGAGCCAAATGCAAAGGATGTTGGAGGCATGCATGGATATGCAATTGGAGTTGCAACGTTCTGTCAGACAGGAAGTCTCTGCGGCTCTTAATCGTTCTTCTGGTGAAAAAG GTTCAAGTGCTGAGACATCAGAGGATGGTTCTAGATGGGGTCATGTAAGAAAAGGAACCTGTTGTGTTTGTTGTGATAGTCACATCGATTCTCTCTTGTATAG ATGCGGGCATATGTGTACATGTTCAAAATGTGCAAACGAATTGGTTCGTGGTGGAGGCAAGTGCCCACTTTGCCGAGCGCCTATAGTTGAGGTGATCCGTGCATACTCCATACTGTAA